One window of the Peptacetobacter hiranonis genome contains the following:
- a CDS encoding Mini-ribonuclease 3 → MEKSELITMSPLVLAYLGDTVYESYIREYLIKKNCNNKVNTLHKQAIKYVNANAQSKVIHTIENDLTEEEMRIFKRGRNQKSNTAPKNMDIVDYKHATGFEALIGYLYLDKQIDRLEEIVRRGITIIEEDM, encoded by the coding sequence ATGGAAAAAAGTGAATTAATAACTATGTCTCCATTGGTACTTGCTTATCTTGGGGACACTGTGTATGAATCTTATATAAGAGAATATTTAATCAAAAAAAATTGCAATAACAAGGTGAACACTCTTCACAAGCAGGCGATAAAATATGTAAATGCAAACGCTCAGTCTAAGGTTATTCACACTATAGAGAATGATTTAACTGAGGAAGAGATGAGGATCTTTAAGAGAGGAAGAAACCAGAAGTCTAACACAGCTCCAAAGAATATGGATATAGTAGATTACAAACATGCAACTGGTTTTGAAGCTCTGATTGGTTACCTTTATCTTGATAAGCAGATAGATAGACTTGAAGAGATTGTTAGAAGAGGAATTACGATAATAGAAGAAGATATGTAA
- a CDS encoding RNA-guided endonuclease InsQ/TnpB family protein encodes MEKGFKVQIFPNKEQKELMFKSFGCVRFAYNWALAREKENYEKGGKFISDMDLRKEFTQLKKKEEFKWLNEINNNVTKQAIKDLCKAYKNFFNKKAKHPRFKSKKKSKKSFYNDVYKIKFDDYKVRIESIGWVDMAENRIPRNCKYLNPKVSFDGVKFWLSISCILEDEENNLQKTEPIGIDMGIKTLMTCSNGMNFNRVSTKKEKKKLKRLQKKASRHYDKMMKTKSSDKSKNLLKLETLIRKQHQRISNVRLNNIHQATTKLVNLNPKAIVVEDLNVQGMMKNKHLSEKIADCLFREIYRQLEYKCKNKGIEFIVADRFYPSSKICSNCGHKKEKLSLSERTYKCECCENVIDRDFNASLNLKNLAYN; translated from the coding sequence ATGGAAAAAGGATTTAAAGTTCAAATATTTCCTAACAAAGAACAAAAGGAATTGATGTTTAAAAGCTTTGGATGTGTTAGATTTGCATATAACTGGGCATTAGCTAGAGAAAAGGAAAATTATGAAAAAGGTGGAAAATTTATTTCTGATATGGATTTAAGGAAAGAATTTACACAGTTGAAGAAAAAAGAAGAATTTAAGTGGCTTAACGAAATAAACAACAACGTTACAAAACAAGCTATAAAAGATTTATGCAAAGCATATAAAAATTTCTTTAATAAAAAAGCTAAACATCCACGATTTAAGAGTAAAAAGAAATCAAAAAAAAGTTTTTATAACGATGTTTATAAAATCAAATTTGATGATTATAAAGTTAGAATTGAATCAATAGGTTGGGTAGATATGGCAGAGAATAGAATTCCTAGAAATTGTAAATATTTAAATCCAAAAGTATCATTTGATGGGGTTAAGTTTTGGTTGAGTATTAGTTGTATCTTAGAAGATGAAGAAAATAATCTACAAAAAACTGAGCCGATTGGAATTGATATGGGGATAAAGACATTGATGACTTGTTCAAATGGTATGAATTTTAATAGAGTTAGTACTAAAAAGGAAAAGAAGAAACTTAAAAGACTTCAGAAAAAAGCTAGTAGACATTATGATAAGATGATGAAAACCAAATCATCGGATAAATCTAAAAATCTACTAAAGCTTGAAACTTTAATCCGTAAGCAACACCAGAGAATATCAAATGTGAGACTTAATAACATTCATCAGGCGACTACAAAACTTGTAAATTTAAATCCAAAGGCTATAGTAGTTGAGGACTTAAACGTACAGGGAATGATGAAAAATAAGCATTTATCAGAAAAAATTGCTGATTGTTTATTTCGGGAAATATATAGGCAATTAGAGTATAAATGCAAAAATAAAGGAATTGAATTTATAGTTGCAGATAGATTTTATCCTTCATCAAAGATTTGTAGTAATTGTGGACATAAAAAAGAAAAATTAAGTCTATCAGAGAGAACTTATAAATGTGAATGTTGTGAGAATGTTATTGATAGAGATTTTAATGCAAGTTTAAACTTAAAGAATTTAGCCTACAACTAA
- the gltX gene encoding glutamate--tRNA ligase: MSNVRVRFAPSPTGFVHIGSLRTALYNYLFAKHAGGEYILRVEDTDRTRLVDGAIENMLNAMKWAGVNHTEGVMLDENGNVTQKGEYGPYIQSERLDIYQKYIKELLDSGKAYYCFCTKERLDAVREQQKEAGETPRYDGHCRDLTPEEVQAKIDAGEPYVIRLRLPEDHKITFTDLVRGDMEFNTNDLDDQVLIKTDGFPTYHFAVVVDDHLMKITHIIRGEEWVSSTPKHVYLYEAFGWEKPVFVHLPNILNTEKKKLSKRQGDVAVEDFKKKGYLPEGLVNYVALVGWSPEDNQEIFSMEELEKAFSIERVSKSGGVFDTEKLNWVNHHYMKEADDAVLAELCMPYLVEAGYIAEDEKEAKMDLVKEIVSAVKEKLHYAKEITDHVSIFFGDKFEIETEEGMEFLKLEHIPTLFDALREKIEAAENFDADSNFAILKSIQKEYKIKGKNLYMGSRIMLTGQMHGPDIPKVMEVLGKENCLRRLDYVKANVLDKLN, from the coding sequence ATGAGCAACGTAAGAGTAAGATTTGCACCAAGTCCAACAGGATTTGTACATATAGGTAGTTTAAGAACAGCTCTTTACAACTATTTATTCGCAAAACACGCAGGTGGAGAATATATACTAAGAGTAGAAGATACTGATAGAACTAGACTTGTTGATGGTGCTATAGAAAACATGCTTAATGCAATGAAATGGGCAGGAGTAAACCACACAGAAGGTGTTATGTTAGATGAAAATGGAAATGTAACACAGAAAGGTGAATACGGTCCATATATACAGTCTGAAAGATTAGATATATACCAGAAATACATAAAAGAACTTTTAGATTCTGGAAAAGCATACTACTGCTTCTGTACAAAAGAAAGATTAGATGCAGTTAGAGAACAGCAGAAAGAAGCTGGAGAAACTCCAAGATACGATGGACATTGTAGAGATTTAACTCCAGAAGAAGTACAGGCTAAAATAGATGCTGGTGAACCATACGTTATAAGACTTAGATTACCAGAAGACCACAAAATAACATTTACTGACTTAGTAAGAGGTGATATGGAATTCAACACAAATGACTTAGATGATCAGGTACTTATAAAAACTGATGGATTCCCAACATATCATTTTGCAGTTGTTGTAGACGACCATTTAATGAAAATAACTCATATAATAAGAGGGGAAGAATGGGTTTCTTCAACTCCAAAACACGTATACCTATACGAAGCTTTTGGATGGGAAAAGCCAGTATTTGTACACCTTCCAAATATATTAAATACAGAAAAGAAAAAATTAAGTAAAAGACAGGGTGACGTAGCTGTTGAAGACTTCAAGAAAAAAGGATACCTTCCAGAAGGTCTTGTAAACTACGTAGCTCTAGTTGGTTGGTCACCAGAAGACAATCAGGAAATATTCTCTATGGAAGAATTAGAAAAAGCCTTCTCTATAGAAAGAGTATCTAAGAGTGGAGGAGTATTCGATACTGAAAAATTAAACTGGGTTAACCACCACTACATGAAAGAAGCAGATGATGCTGTTTTAGCTGAGTTATGTATGCCATACTTAGTAGAAGCTGGATACATAGCAGAAGATGAAAAAGAAGCTAAAATGGATTTAGTTAAAGAAATAGTAAGTGCAGTTAAAGAAAAATTACACTACGCAAAAGAAATAACTGACCACGTTTCTATATTCTTTGGAGATAAATTTGAAATAGAAACTGAAGAAGGTATGGAATTCTTAAAATTAGAACATATACCAACACTATTCGATGCTTTAAGAGAAAAAATAGAAGCAGCAGAAAACTTTGATGCAGATAGCAACTTCGCTATACTAAAATCAATACAGAAAGAATACAAAATAAAAGGTAAAAACTTATACATGGGATCAAGAATAATGTTAACAGGACAGATGCATGGTCCAGACATCCCAAAAGTTATGGAAGTATTAGGTAAAGAAAACTGCCTAAGAAGACTTGACTACGTAAAAGCTAACGTACTAGACAAATTAAACTAG
- a CDS encoding proline--tRNA ligase yields MRFSKMFIPTKREIPTDVEIESHKLMIRSGMIKKSASGIYNQLPLGLKVERKIENIIKEEVEDADFREMLCSALIPSELWQESGRWARRGAEMFRLEDRTGKEFCLGPTHEEVFTDIVRQEVSSYKQLPVKLYQIQSKYRDEKKPRFGAIRTKSFTMFDAYSFDKDEESLNKSYEEMIAAFKRIFDRCGVKYSLVEAESGIEGAPSSIEFMVKSEIGEDELAICSDCTYAANRESAECMPREFEAEELGTLEEVHTPDARTIKDLEEFFGAEGNRFAKTIIYYADGKTVTVVVRGDREVNENKVKRAIGEVEEFGLATDEMVKDVTGSEVGFAGPIGINSDILLIDEEIANGKNLITGANKTGYHFKNANFGRDFEGTVGDFRNVREGDKCPKCGAPLKIRRGIEIGHIFKAGQKFSENMNAMYRSEEETDEYIHLGCYEIGTERLTATIIEQNFDADGIVWPLSVAPFEVEIIPVNLKNEDVVNTAERIYKELKLMGVDVLIDDRDARPGTKFKDSDLIGIPVRITVGRDLKEGLVEMKFRNSEERELISAVDAAEIVRDRLL; encoded by the coding sequence ATGAGATTTTCAAAAATGTTCATACCTACAAAAAGAGAAATACCTACAGATGTGGAAATAGAAAGTCATAAACTTATGATAAGATCTGGAATGATAAAAAAATCTGCTTCTGGAATATACAATCAGCTACCTCTAGGACTAAAGGTAGAGAGAAAAATAGAAAATATAATAAAAGAAGAAGTAGAGGATGCAGATTTCCGGGAAATGCTTTGTTCTGCACTTATTCCATCAGAATTATGGCAGGAATCAGGAAGATGGGCTAGAAGAGGAGCAGAAATGTTCAGACTTGAAGACAGAACTGGCAAAGAATTCTGCTTAGGGCCTACACATGAAGAAGTATTTACAGATATAGTTAGACAGGAAGTAAGCTCATACAAACAGTTACCAGTGAAACTATACCAGATACAGAGTAAATATAGAGATGAAAAAAAACCTAGATTTGGTGCGATAAGAACAAAATCATTTACAATGTTTGATGCATACAGCTTTGACAAAGACGAAGAAAGCCTAAACAAATCTTATGAAGAAATGATAGCAGCATTCAAAAGAATATTTGACAGATGTGGTGTCAAATATAGTTTAGTTGAAGCAGAATCAGGAATAGAAGGAGCACCATCTTCAATAGAATTCATGGTCAAATCTGAAATAGGTGAAGATGAGTTAGCGATATGTTCTGATTGTACTTATGCAGCAAACAGAGAAAGTGCAGAATGTATGCCAAGAGAATTTGAAGCTGAGGAATTAGGGACACTTGAAGAAGTACACACTCCAGATGCTAGAACAATAAAAGATTTAGAAGAATTCTTTGGTGCTGAAGGGAATAGATTTGCAAAAACAATAATATACTACGCCGATGGAAAAACTGTAACAGTTGTTGTAAGAGGCGATAGAGAAGTAAACGAAAACAAAGTAAAAAGAGCTATTGGTGAAGTAGAAGAATTTGGACTTGCTACAGACGAAATGGTAAAAGATGTAACAGGATCTGAGGTTGGATTTGCTGGACCAATAGGAATAAACTCTGACATACTACTTATAGATGAAGAAATAGCAAACGGTAAAAACCTGATAACAGGTGCAAATAAAACTGGATACCACTTCAAAAATGCAAACTTTGGAAGAGATTTTGAAGGAACTGTTGGAGATTTTAGAAATGTAAGAGAAGGGGATAAATGCCCTAAATGTGGTGCGCCTCTAAAAATAAGAAGGGGAATCGAAATAGGACATATATTCAAAGCAGGTCAGAAATTCTCTGAAAATATGAACGCGATGTACAGAAGTGAAGAGGAAACTGATGAATATATTCATCTTGGATGCTATGAAATAGGTACAGAAAGACTAACTGCTACAATAATAGAGCAGAACTTTGATGCAGACGGAATAGTTTGGCCACTTAGTGTAGCTCCATTTGAAGTAGAGATAATTCCTGTAAACTTAAAAAATGAGGATGTTGTAAATACTGCTGAAAGAATTTATAAAGAACTTAAGCTTATGGGAGTAGATGTACTAATAGACGATAGAGATGCTAGACCGGGAACTAAGTTTAAAGACTCTGATTTAATAGGAATTCCTGTGAGAATAACTGTAGGAAGAGACTTAAAAGAAGGTCTTGTTGAAATGAAGTTTAGAAATAGCGAAGAAAGAGAACTAATATCTGCGGTAGATGCAGCAGAAATAGTAAGAGATAGATTATTATAA
- the ispF gene encoding 2-C-methyl-D-erythritol 2,4-cyclodiphosphate synthase, protein MRVGMGYDVHRLVEDRKLIIGGVEIPHEKGLLGHSDADVLTHAVMDSILGAMAMGDIGKHFPDTDPKFKGADSLKLMEHVYEIMKEEGYVIGNIDCTIIAQAPKMAPHIPQMRENFARIMHTDIKNINVKATTEEKLGFTGSGEGISAQSICLLLTEFNK, encoded by the coding sequence ATGAGAGTTGGAATGGGATATGATGTACATAGACTTGTAGAAGATAGAAAACTTATAATCGGTGGTGTAGAAATTCCTCACGAAAAAGGATTATTAGGACATTCTGATGCAGATGTACTTACCCATGCTGTTATGGACTCAATACTTGGGGCTATGGCTATGGGAGATATTGGGAAACACTTCCCAGACACAGATCCAAAGTTTAAAGGAGCAGATAGCTTAAAACTTATGGAACACGTATATGAAATTATGAAAGAAGAAGGATATGTGATTGGAAACATAGACTGTACTATAATTGCACAGGCCCCAAAGATGGCTCCACACATACCACAGATGAGAGAAAACTTTGCTAGAATAATGCACACAGACATAAAAAACATAAATGTAAAAGCTACAACAGAAGAAAAACTAGGATTTACTGGAAGTGGAGAGGGAATTTCTGCACAAAGTATATGTTTATTATTGACAGAATTTAATAAATAA
- a CDS encoding radical SAM protein, which produces MNKKAKILKVGDSMKYTGTTYRPPFEVNSLLLQVTAGCSHNKCTFCTMYKDVPFEVESMEQIEADLREARGRRKRIKKVFLENGDPFVLSADKLKQIAEKIEEIIPEVENISMFATIKNIIDKTDDELKELRKLKINNLNVGIESGLEEAVEFMNKGYTVEVAKRELKRLENAGMDYSINIITGCGGSDKSRENAKKTAELVNELNPKIVFVGSIHTDEGSKLEKLKATGKFNENTLRENIEEEKLFIEKLDERDIEFFGLHPSNAVRLHGNLSKDKETMIEKLDNALKEIPDEILDKVSKRGFEGTVEF; this is translated from the coding sequence ATGAATAAAAAAGCTAAGATACTAAAAGTAGGTGATTCTATGAAATACACAGGAACGACTTACAGACCTCCATTTGAAGTTAATTCTCTTTTGCTCCAAGTAACAGCAGGGTGTAGCCACAATAAGTGTACGTTCTGCACTATGTACAAAGATGTTCCTTTTGAAGTTGAAAGTATGGAGCAGATTGAAGCTGATTTAAGAGAAGCGAGGGGCAGAAGAAAAAGAATAAAGAAAGTATTCTTAGAAAATGGAGATCCTTTTGTTTTAAGTGCAGATAAGTTAAAACAGATTGCTGAAAAGATAGAGGAGATTATTCCTGAAGTGGAAAATATCTCTATGTTTGCTACAATAAAGAATATCATTGATAAAACGGATGATGAATTAAAAGAGCTTAGAAAACTTAAAATAAACAATTTGAATGTAGGGATAGAGTCTGGATTAGAAGAAGCAGTCGAGTTTATGAATAAGGGATATACTGTAGAAGTTGCCAAAAGAGAGCTTAAAAGACTTGAAAATGCAGGAATGGACTATAGTATAAACATAATAACTGGCTGTGGTGGAAGTGATAAGAGTAGAGAAAATGCGAAAAAAACAGCGGAACTTGTCAATGAATTAAATCCAAAGATAGTATTTGTGGGAAGTATTCACACTGATGAGGGAAGTAAGTTGGAAAAATTAAAGGCAACAGGAAAATTCAATGAGAATACTCTTAGAGAAAACATAGAAGAAGAAAAATTGTTTATCGAGAAACTAGATGAAAGAGATATAGAATTCTTTGGATTACATCCATCAAATGCTGTAAGGTTACACGGAAACTTATCTAAAGATAAAGAAACTATGATTGAAAAATTAGACAATGCATTAAAAGAAATACCAGATGAAATCTTGGATAAAGTGAGTAAAAGAGGTTTTGAAGGAACTGTAGAATTTTAA
- the cysS gene encoding cysteine--tRNA ligase has product MYVCGPTVYNYIHIGNARPFIMFDTLRRYLEYQGYDVTYVQNFTDVDDKIIKRSHEEGISPEEVAEKYIKEYFVDCDGLGIKRATVHPQVTQNIPQIIEFIQELEEKGYAYAVNGDVYFDTRKFEGYGKLSGQNIDDLEAGARIEVNEQKRHPMDFVLWKAKKEGEPGWDSPWGEGRPGWHIECSVMSKRYLGETIDIHAGGQDLTFPHHENEIAQSEARSGKPFAKYWMHNGYINVNNEKMSKSKGNFFTVRDISKKYDLEIVRFFLLSAHYKSPVNFSDDLLAQAGAGLERLYNTKEKLVFTLSHLEGEMTDAEKALVEELDGFRKKFVEVMDDDLNTADAITAIFELSKFINLNVDENSSKEFAEKCLAEFNELTGVLNIVNKEKDNSVDAEVEALIQQRTDAKKNKDFAKADAIRQQLLDMGIVLEDTRQGVKWKRV; this is encoded by the coding sequence ATGTATGTGTGCGGGCCTACAGTGTACAACTATATACATATAGGTAATGCAAGACCATTCATAATGTTTGATACTTTAAGAAGATACTTAGAATATCAGGGTTATGATGTAACTTATGTACAGAACTTTACAGATGTAGACGATAAAATAATAAAAAGAAGCCACGAAGAAGGAATATCTCCAGAAGAAGTAGCTGAAAAATATATAAAAGAATACTTTGTTGACTGCGATGGACTAGGAATAAAAAGAGCTACAGTTCATCCACAGGTTACACAGAATATTCCACAGATAATAGAATTTATCCAGGAATTAGAAGAAAAAGGATACGCTTATGCAGTAAATGGAGATGTATACTTTGACACTAGAAAATTTGAAGGATATGGAAAATTATCTGGACAGAATATAGACGACCTAGAAGCTGGAGCAAGAATAGAAGTAAATGAACAGAAAAGACATCCAATGGACTTCGTTTTATGGAAAGCTAAAAAAGAAGGCGAACCAGGATGGGATAGTCCATGGGGCGAAGGTAGACCAGGTTGGCATATAGAATGTTCTGTTATGTCTAAGAGATATCTTGGAGAAACTATAGATATACACGCAGGTGGACAGGACTTAACATTCCCTCACCACGAAAACGAAATAGCTCAGAGTGAAGCTAGAAGTGGTAAACCATTTGCTAAATACTGGATGCACAATGGTTATATAAATGTAAACAACGAAAAAATGAGTAAATCAAAAGGAAACTTCTTCACTGTAAGAGATATATCTAAAAAATACGATCTTGAAATAGTTAGATTCTTCCTATTATCAGCTCATTACAAAAGCCCAGTAAACTTCAGCGACGACTTATTAGCACAGGCTGGAGCAGGACTTGAAAGACTTTACAATACTAAAGAAAAATTAGTATTCACATTATCTCACTTAGAAGGTGAAATGACTGATGCAGAAAAAGCATTAGTTGAAGAACTTGATGGATTTAGAAAGAAATTTGTTGAGGTTATGGATGATGACTTAAATACTGCAGATGCTATAACTGCTATATTTGAATTATCTAAATTTATAAACTTAAATGTAGACGAAAATTCTTCTAAAGAATTTGCAGAAAAATGCTTAGCTGAATTTAACGAACTTACAGGAGTTTTAAATATAGTAAATAAAGAAAAAGACAACTCTGTAGATGCAGAAGTAGAAGCTTTAATACAGCAGAGAACTGATGCTAAAAAGAACAAAGATTTTGCAAAAGCAGATGCTATAAGACAGCAGCTTCTTGATATGGGAATCGTTCTTGAAGATACTAGACAGGGTGTTAAATGGAAAAGAGTATAG
- the proS gene encoding proline--tRNA ligase, with product MAKNDKQFVEEITPMEVDFAQWYTDVVTKTDLVDYAPVKGFMVIKPYGYALWEKIQEFFDAKIKATGHKNCYFPLLIPESLLTKEAEHVEGFAPEVAWVTQGGNKTLEERLCVRPTSETIICTMYAKWLKSYRELPYLYNQWCSVVRWEKTTRPFLRTSEFLWQEGHTLHETYEEAEKETLDILQMYKEVCEDLLAMPVIDGQKSESEKFAGGERTYTIEAMMHDGKALQSGTSHFLGQHFTKAFDITFADREGGMSHPYHTSWGISTRLIGGLIMTHSDNRGLVLPPRIAPTQVMIIPIAANKGGVMEKVDELYAALKEKGARVEVDDRPNYSTGYKLNDSEMKGIPVRIEIGPKDIENNQAMVFRRDTLEKEAVSLDNLVEYVTGLFDTIHNDMLEKARKHRENRTSVAKDMTEFKAALEEKPGFIKAMWCGCPECEAKIKEETTATIRCIPFEQEDLGTNKCVYCGKEAKDMVIIAKAY from the coding sequence ATGGCAAAAAATGATAAACAGTTCGTTGAAGAAATTACACCTATGGAGGTAGACTTTGCTCAGTGGTATACAGATGTTGTTACTAAAACTGACTTAGTTGACTACGCTCCAGTAAAAGGATTCATGGTTATAAAACCTTATGGATACGCATTATGGGAAAAAATACAGGAATTCTTCGATGCTAAAATAAAAGCAACAGGACACAAAAACTGCTACTTCCCACTATTAATACCAGAAAGCTTATTAACTAAAGAAGCAGAACACGTTGAAGGTTTCGCTCCAGAAGTTGCTTGGGTAACTCAGGGTGGAAACAAAACATTAGAAGAAAGACTATGTGTTAGACCAACTTCTGAAACAATAATATGTACAATGTACGCTAAATGGTTAAAATCATACAGAGAATTACCATACCTATACAACCAGTGGTGTTCAGTTGTAAGATGGGAAAAAACTACTAGACCATTCTTAAGAACTTCTGAATTCTTATGGCAGGAAGGTCATACTCTACATGAAACATACGAAGAAGCAGAAAAAGAAACATTAGATATACTTCAGATGTACAAAGAAGTATGTGAAGACTTATTAGCTATGCCAGTTATAGATGGACAGAAATCTGAAAGTGAAAAATTCGCTGGTGGAGAAAGAACATACACAATAGAAGCTATGATGCACGATGGTAAAGCATTACAGTCAGGAACAAGTCACTTCTTAGGACAGCACTTCACTAAAGCATTCGACATAACATTTGCAGATAGAGAAGGTGGAATGTCTCATCCATACCACACTTCTTGGGGTATATCAACTAGATTAATAGGTGGACTTATAATGACTCACTCTGACAACAGAGGTCTTGTACTACCTCCAAGAATAGCTCCAACTCAGGTAATGATAATACCTATAGCTGCAAACAAAGGTGGAGTAATGGAAAAAGTTGATGAATTATACGCTGCATTAAAAGAAAAAGGTGCTAGAGTAGAAGTTGACGATAGACCAAACTACTCAACTGGATACAAACTAAACGACAGTGAAATGAAAGGTATACCAGTAAGAATAGAAATAGGACCAAAAGATATAGAAAACAACCAGGCTATGGTATTCAGAAGAGATACATTAGAAAAAGAAGCAGTATCTTTAGACAACTTAGTTGAATATGTAACTGGATTATTCGATACTATACACAATGATATGTTAGAAAAAGCTAGAAAACATAGAGAAAACAGAACTTCTGTAGCTAAAGATATGACTGAATTCAAAGCTGCTTTAGAAGAAAAACCAGGATTCATAAAAGCTATGTGGTGTGGATGCCCAGAATGTGAAGCTAAAATAAAAGAAGAAACTACAGCTACAATAAGATGTATACCATTCGAACAGGAAGATCTTGGAACTAACAAATGTGTATACTGTGGAAAAGAAGCTAAAGACATGGTTATAATAGCTAAAGCATACTAA
- a CDS encoding IS256 family transposase, with translation MGRKKREPLNPEKKNIIAELIKTYEIKTAQDIQDALKDLLGDTIQEMLESEMNEHLGYEKYERGENTNSRNGYKTKRVRSGMGEYEIDVPQDRDSSFEPQIVKKRQKDVSEIEQKIINMYALGMSNRDITSQIEDIYGFELSEGMISDVTDKIIPKIEEWKYRPLESVYPVVYIDAIHFSVKENGSVKKKAVYVILGISSEGYKEILGLYIGDTESSKYWFSVLNELKNRGVRDILIVCADGLSGIKEAISSAFPNTEYQRCIVHQVRNTLKYVSYKDRKEFANDLKTIYHAINEEQALANLERTSEKWNEKYPNSMKSWFSNWDSIIPIFKFSPETRKVIYTTNAIESVNSQLRKINKKRTVFPNKISLEKSLYLSVEKISKKWSMPIRNWGYIYGELSIMYEDRL, from the coding sequence ATGGGCAGAAAGAAAAGAGAACCATTAAATCCAGAAAAGAAAAATATAATAGCGGAGCTAATTAAAACATATGAAATTAAAACCGCTCAAGACATTCAGGATGCACTTAAAGATCTTTTAGGTGATACTATTCAAGAGATGCTTGAATCTGAAATGAATGAGCATCTTGGATATGAAAAATATGAACGTGGTGAAAATACCAATTCAAGAAATGGATATAAAACAAAAAGAGTTAGATCTGGAATGGGAGAATACGAAATTGATGTTCCTCAAGATAGAGATTCCTCTTTTGAACCTCAAATTGTCAAAAAAAGACAAAAGGATGTTTCTGAAATAGAGCAAAAAATAATAAATATGTATGCTTTAGGCATGAGTAATAGAGATATAACTTCTCAAATAGAGGATATTTATGGATTTGAACTATCTGAAGGAATGATTTCAGATGTAACTGATAAAATAATACCTAAAATCGAAGAATGGAAATATAGACCTCTTGAAAGTGTATATCCTGTTGTATATATAGATGCTATCCATTTCTCTGTTAAAGAAAATGGTTCTGTTAAGAAAAAAGCTGTCTATGTAATTCTTGGTATAAGTTCCGAAGGATACAAAGAAATTCTAGGATTGTATATTGGAGATACTGAAAGCTCTAAGTATTGGTTTTCTGTGCTAAATGAATTAAAAAATAGAGGTGTAAGAGATATTTTAATCGTTTGTGCTGATGGACTATCAGGAATAAAAGAAGCGATAAGCTCCGCTTTTCCAAATACTGAATATCAAAGATGTATTGTTCATCAAGTTAGAAATACATTAAAATATGTATCATACAAAGATAGAAAGGAATTTGCTAATGATTTAAAAACAATATATCATGCCATTAATGAAGAACAGGCTCTAGCTAATTTAGAACGTACTTCAGAAAAATGGAATGAAAAATATCCAAATTCTATGAAATCTTGGTTTAGTAACTGGGATTCAATTATACCGATATTTAAATTTTCACCAGAAACTAGAAAGGTAATTTATACTACAAATGCCATTGAAAGTGTAAATTCGCAGCTTAGAAAAATAAATAAAAAAAGAACTGTTTTTCCAAACAAGATTTCCTTAGAAAAATCACTATATCTATCAGTTGAAAAAATAAGCAAAAAATGGAGTATGCCTATTAGAAACTGGGGATATATTTATGGAGAACTTTCAATAATGTATGAAGATAGATTGTAA